Proteins from a genomic interval of Nostoc sp. TCL240-02:
- a CDS encoding bleomycin hydrolase, whose amino-acid sequence MKSVITTVIGSADAAGRFPTTSDLESVQGSIQRASARLEAAEKLAAGIDNVAREAYDAAFKKYPYLTQEGEAGDTQVKKDKCLRDIKHYLRLINYSLVVGGTGPLDEWGIAGAREVYRSLGLPTAPYVTALTYTRDRACSPRDLSPQALGEFRALLDYVINSLS is encoded by the coding sequence ATGAAATCAGTTATCACTACGGTTATTGGATCTGCTGATGCAGCAGGTCGTTTTCCAACCACCTCCGATCTAGAATCAGTTCAAGGTAGCATTCAACGTGCTAGCGCTCGTCTAGAAGCTGCTGAAAAGCTAGCTGCTGGTATCGATAACGTAGCTAGAGAAGCTTATGATGCTGCCTTCAAGAAGTATCCTTACCTGACCCAAGAAGGTGAAGCTGGCGACACTCAAGTTAAGAAAGACAAGTGCCTCCGCGACATCAAACACTACCTACGCTTGATTAACTACAGCTTAGTTGTGGGCGGTACTGGCCCTCTAGACGAATGGGGTATTGCAGGCGCTCGTGAAGTTTATCGCTCTTTGGGTCTGCCTACTGCTCCCTACGTTACCGCATTGACCTACACTCGCGATCGCGCTTGTTCTCCTCGTGACTTGTCTCCTCAAGCATTAGGTGAGTTCCGCGCTCTTCTCGACTACGTAATCAACTCCCTTTCATAG
- a CDS encoding HEAT repeat domain-containing protein yields MTIDSLFEQLKHPNPNLRERAMWELADVRDENTISRLMGILDEEDVTYRRAAVKALGAIGTDAVPSLVDSLVNSENATIRGSCAKALAQVAANHPDVPFPVEGLEGLKTALNDQNAVVYIASVMALGEIGSPAFEILTEALKTIDNVALAVAVVNALGSMGDMRGVEVLTALTNDESADPYVRESAVSALPRLDQVINYKGR; encoded by the coding sequence ATGACCATAGATTCTCTATTTGAACAGTTGAAACACCCCAACCCTAATCTGCGGGAACGAGCCATGTGGGAATTGGCTGATGTTCGTGATGAAAATACTATTTCTCGCCTGATGGGTATTTTGGATGAAGAAGATGTGACTTACCGTCGTGCTGCTGTTAAGGCACTGGGTGCTATTGGTACAGATGCTGTCCCATCATTGGTAGATTCATTAGTAAATAGCGAGAATGCAACCATTAGGGGTAGTTGTGCTAAGGCTCTGGCACAGGTTGCTGCTAACCATCCCGATGTTCCTTTCCCGGTTGAAGGCTTAGAGGGATTGAAAACAGCACTCAACGATCAAAATGCCGTTGTCTATATTGCATCAGTAATGGCGCTAGGTGAAATTGGTTCTCCTGCCTTTGAGATTTTGACTGAGGCTCTGAAAACAATAGATAATGTTGCCCTGGCTGTAGCGGTTGTTAATGCACTGGGTTCGATGGGTGATATGCGGGGAGTGGAAGTGTTGACAGCATTAACTAATGATGAATCTGCCGATCCGTATGTTCGTGAATCAGCAGTGAGTGCTTTGCCCCGATTAGATCAAGTGATTAATTATAAAGGAAGGTAG
- a CDS encoding HEAT repeat domain-containing protein: MLDSKIQSGEDSLNLSQAKTDAILAAVNEQLGLNSFNPDDQQLLKQMIESMGDSRGMIRLSFAEALGKVGKPATPLLMEAVANHPNPVVRRASAKTLTLIADPIAVPTLVNALLNDEDTVVKTSAVGGLAKIGEAAVPALLQILASTEYPESAKGHAVWALGFIGAEAKEHLYREINSDSADVRAAVVGAIAKIAEEGTEEGAFHILVNALTDSSLMVRCEAASALGSLAYQPAIPNLVELLHHPDWETRKAAALALMKIGDRTALEPLQAALTKEEEVGVQAVIELAISQIERQLEEDAW; encoded by the coding sequence ATGCTAGACTCCAAAATTCAATCCGGGGAGGATTCGTTAAATCTGTCCCAGGCAAAAACTGATGCAATACTAGCAGCAGTCAATGAGCAATTAGGCTTAAACTCCTTCAACCCTGATGACCAACAGCTACTCAAGCAGATGATTGAGAGTATGGGAGACTCACGGGGGATGATTCGGTTGAGTTTTGCAGAGGCGTTGGGTAAAGTCGGGAAACCGGCAACCCCTTTGTTGATGGAAGCTGTAGCAAATCACCCAAACCCAGTTGTCCGCAGAGCCAGCGCTAAAACCCTGACACTGATTGCCGATCCGATCGCAGTTCCCACTTTGGTTAATGCCCTCTTAAATGATGAAGATACGGTGGTTAAAACCTCGGCGGTGGGGGGGCTTGCCAAAATTGGTGAGGCAGCTGTACCAGCATTGCTGCAAATCTTAGCATCAACCGAGTATCCAGAAAGTGCCAAAGGTCATGCAGTATGGGCGCTGGGATTTATTGGGGCAGAGGCGAAGGAGCATTTATATCGAGAAATTAACTCAGACTCGGCTGATGTTCGGGCTGCGGTGGTGGGTGCGATCGCTAAAATTGCTGAAGAAGGCACTGAAGAGGGAGCATTTCACATTCTAGTGAACGCTCTCACCGATTCGTCTCTAATGGTGCGGTGTGAAGCGGCATCTGCTTTGGGCAGTCTGGCTTATCAACCAGCGATTCCTAATTTGGTGGAGTTACTGCATCATCCCGATTGGGAGACTCGAAAAGCGGCGGCTCTGGCATTGATGAAAATTGGCGATCGCACTGCTTTAGAACCCCTACAAGCCGCATTAACCAAAGAAGAGGAAGTAGGAGTTCAGGCGGTGATTGAATTGGCGATTTCTCAAATTGAGAGACAGTTAGAGGAAGATGCTTGGTAA
- a CDS encoding DUF1838 family protein — protein sequence MNDYLEDYEFNNLDFYRKNHGLQLYYNWSGEISWQETPDKPKEKLFSIIGMNATKVFLKPDPEHGEVGYRINRELGLFCDPDTQEILHFWKSPTASQPVPVVHIANRIVQGSVKPKKFIIPKGKGYITSVMEIPLEYPHPLAGDSKYSDYCPGEKFKGVEYFISNTCRPDATEVPPAKWARDCPWMPWMKLGYAHPAKLRFETTIFRVDSFEQLHPSLVTLVREKVPIYEFTPTESDEPNITSIQYFKKNFESYLQGNIFPLEETS from the coding sequence ATGAATGATTATTTAGAAGACTACGAATTTAATAACCTCGATTTTTACAGAAAAAATCATGGGTTACAGCTTTATTACAACTGGTCTGGGGAGATTTCGTGGCAAGAAACACCAGATAAGCCAAAAGAAAAATTGTTCTCTATTATTGGGATGAATGCTACCAAAGTATTTCTCAAACCCGATCCTGAACACGGCGAAGTTGGGTATCGCATCAATAGAGAATTGGGTTTATTTTGCGATCCTGATACACAAGAAATTCTGCACTTTTGGAAGTCACCAACAGCGAGTCAGCCAGTACCAGTAGTTCACATCGCTAATCGTATTGTCCAAGGTTCAGTCAAACCAAAGAAATTTATCATACCTAAAGGCAAGGGATATATTACCTCGGTTATGGAAATTCCTTTAGAATATCCACATCCGTTAGCAGGAGATAGTAAATATTCAGATTATTGCCCTGGAGAAAAATTTAAGGGAGTTGAGTACTTTATCTCAAATACTTGCCGACCCGATGCCACTGAAGTCCCTCCTGCTAAATGGGCGAGAGACTGTCCTTGGATGCCCTGGATGAAGTTAGGATATGCTCATCCAGCTAAATTAAGATTTGAAACAACAATATTTAGAGTAGATTCTTTTGAGCAGCTTCATCCCAGCTTGGTCACGTTAGTAAGAGAAAAAGTACCAATTTATGAGTTCACGCCGACAGAAAGTGATGAACCGAATATCACGAGCATTCAATACTTTAAGAAAAACTTTGAATCTTACTTACAAGGAAATATTTTCCCACTAGAGGAAACATCTTAA
- a CDS encoding HEAT repeat domain-containing protein, with product MDKRFFKMFGLTEDQAIAIIDTPLEQLEDASDKYIAVSHLINYPTEQSIAALVRAIETSNPDELDHRIVRRKAVESLGRLQAESALPVIRQCLKDDDIYTVENTVWAIGEIGTKDPEILEEVAQLLDKPGQIYRVIIHMLANADYQPSLERVNKFTKAEDEPTRSAAIATVCRLTGDYSQITEVMTLLQSSSVNARRGCIQDLIDARYYKAIPEIARCPVSLVFRLRGLRMLLDAGVPSGEITFTEIQPYLEQVLYDRPNDLDLVHEYDATPVLDFVINELYETDFGRCYLATKTLLDIYPQEAPQALLTTYLDKAYNDYGAHYHVMKLFGWLKYAPAYDLLIENLHNREPQFQKSRAACAIALGELGDSRAIPEIKICLNTPIWDLKYACLLALDRLGDSSGREICANDGDWLIRAKATSKLLSK from the coding sequence ATGGATAAACGTTTTTTTAAAATGTTTGGGCTAACAGAAGATCAAGCGATCGCAATTATCGATACACCATTAGAACAACTCGAAGATGCTTCTGATAAGTATATTGCTGTTTCCCATTTAATTAACTATCCCACAGAGCAATCGATCGCGGCTTTGGTACGAGCGATTGAAACCAGTAACCCTGATGAGTTAGATCATCGCATTGTCCGACGCAAGGCTGTGGAAAGTTTAGGGCGATTGCAGGCGGAATCAGCTTTACCTGTAATTCGGCAATGTCTTAAAGATGATGATATTTATACTGTCGAAAATACCGTGTGGGCGATCGGGGAAATCGGGACTAAAGATCCAGAAATTCTCGAAGAAGTAGCACAATTGCTCGATAAACCAGGTCAAATATATCGAGTCATTATTCACATGTTAGCTAATGCTGATTATCAGCCGTCTTTAGAACGTGTAAATAAATTTACTAAAGCGGAAGATGAACCTACCCGTAGTGCTGCGATCGCTACAGTTTGTCGTTTGACCGGTGATTACTCCCAAATAACTGAGGTGATGACGCTGCTGCAAAGTTCCAGCGTCAATGCACGGCGCGGTTGCATTCAAGACTTGATTGATGCACGCTACTACAAAGCCATCCCAGAAATTGCTCGTTGTCCTGTATCTCTGGTGTTTCGGTTGCGAGGTTTGCGAATGCTTTTGGATGCAGGCGTTCCTAGTGGTGAAATTACCTTTACAGAAATTCAACCTTACTTAGAACAAGTACTTTACGATCGTCCCAACGACCTTGATTTAGTACATGAGTATGATGCAACCCCTGTATTAGATTTTGTGATCAACGAACTCTACGAAACCGATTTTGGACGTTGCTATTTAGCGACCAAAACCTTACTAGATATCTATCCCCAAGAAGCACCCCAAGCACTTTTAACAACTTATTTAGACAAAGCATATAACGATTATGGCGCTCATTATCATGTAATGAAACTTTTCGGTTGGCTAAAATATGCTCCCGCCTACGATTTATTAATAGAAAATCTGCACAACCGCGAACCACAGTTTCAGAAATCTCGTGCGGCATGTGCGATCGCTCTTGGTGAATTGGGCGATTCACGAGCAATTCCTGAAATCAAAATTTGCCTCAATACCCCAATTTGGGATTTGAAATACGCTTGTTTATTAGCGTTAGACCGCTTAGGAGATTCCTCTGGTCGGGAAATTTGCGCTAATGATGGTGACTGGTTAATTAGGGCGAAAGCAACAAGTAAGCTGTTAAGCAAATAA
- the glgA gene encoding glycogen synthase GlgA, translating into MRILFVAAEAAPIAKVGGMGDVVGALPKFLREMGHDVRIFLPYYGFLPDKMEIPQEPIWWGDAMFQHFAVYESVLPGTDVPLYLFGHPSFMPRRIYSGDDEDWRFTLFSNGAAEFAWNYWKPDIIHCHDWHTGMIPVWMHQDPDITTVFTIHNLAYQGPWRWYLEKITWCPWYMQGHNVMAAAVQFANKVNTVSPTYAEQIKTATYGETLEGLLSFISGKLSGIINGIDIEVYNPENDKYIEQTFTADTLERRKANKIALQQEVGLEVNSKAFFIGIVTRLVEQKGIDLILQILDRFLSYTDAQLVLLGTGDRYYETQMWELASRFPGRMATYLLYNDALSRRIYAGTDAFLMPSRFEPCGISQMMSLRYGSVPIVRRTGGLVDTVSHYDPENAAGTGYCFDRYEPLDLFTCMIRAWEGFRFKPQWQELQKRGMSEDFSWHQSAKEYVKLYRSIYGLPEEEEKEKTPEPELVLNETVKSKTT; encoded by the coding sequence ATGCGGATTCTATTTGTTGCAGCAGAAGCAGCACCCATTGCAAAAGTAGGAGGAATGGGTGATGTTGTTGGGGCATTACCCAAATTTCTGAGAGAAATGGGGCATGATGTGCGGATATTCTTGCCTTACTATGGCTTCCTGCCAGACAAAATGGAAATTCCCCAAGAACCCATCTGGTGGGGAGATGCCATGTTCCAGCACTTTGCAGTGTACGAAAGTGTTCTACCTGGTACTGATGTTCCTTTGTACTTATTTGGACATCCATCCTTTATGCCGCGCCGCATCTATTCTGGAGATGATGAAGATTGGCGGTTCACATTATTTTCCAATGGTGCAGCCGAGTTTGCCTGGAATTACTGGAAACCGGACATTATCCACTGTCACGACTGGCATACGGGGATGATTCCCGTGTGGATGCACCAAGATCCTGATATCACCACAGTATTTACTATTCATAACCTGGCTTATCAAGGGCCGTGGCGTTGGTATTTAGAGAAAATTACTTGGTGTCCCTGGTATATGCAAGGACACAACGTAATGGCTGCGGCGGTACAATTTGCCAATAAAGTAAATACAGTTTCGCCTACTTATGCAGAACAAATCAAGACAGCAACTTATGGTGAAACATTAGAAGGTTTGCTGTCTTTTATTAGCGGTAAATTATCTGGGATTATTAACGGGATTGATATTGAAGTTTATAATCCCGAAAATGACAAATATATTGAGCAAACCTTTACTGCTGATACTTTAGAAAGACGTAAAGCTAATAAAATTGCTTTGCAACAAGAAGTAGGATTAGAAGTTAACTCCAAAGCCTTTTTTATTGGGATTGTAACCCGATTAGTGGAACAAAAAGGCATTGATTTGATATTACAAATCCTTGATCGCTTCCTCTCTTATACAGATGCACAGCTTGTTTTGCTGGGGACAGGCGATCGCTACTATGAAACTCAGATGTGGGAATTAGCATCCCGCTTTCCCGGACGCATGGCAACTTACTTACTGTATAACGATGCCCTGTCTCGCCGCATTTACGCTGGTACTGACGCTTTCTTAATGCCTAGTCGTTTTGAACCATGCGGTATTAGTCAAATGATGTCTTTACGCTACGGTTCTGTCCCTATTGTGCGCCGCACAGGTGGATTAGTTGACACCGTAAGCCATTACGACCCTGAGAATGCCGCAGGCACTGGTTATTGCTTTGACCGCTATGAACCCCTAGACCTTTTCACTTGTATGATCCGGGCTTGGGAAGGCTTCCGTTTCAAACCGCAATGGCAAGAACTACAAAAACGGGGTATGAGTGAAGATTTTAGTTGGCATCAATCTGCTAAAGAGTACGTGAAATTGTACAGGTCGATTTACGGTTTGCCAGAAGAAGAGGAAAAAGAAAAGACACCAGAACCAGAGTTAGTCTTAAACGAAACAGTTAAGAGTAAAACCACTTAA
- the hemC gene encoding hydroxymethylbilane synthase has product MTSVVSSPPRTIRIGSRKSQLALVQTYWVQEQLQKSFPDITFEVHTMSTQGDKILDVALAKIGDKGLFTKELEVGMLNQEIDFAVHSLKDLPTNLPEGLTLAAITERENPADALVVHEKHKDKQIDTLPEGAVIGTSSLRRLAQLRHHFPHFTFKDVRGNLITRLAKLDAGEYDALILAAAGLERLEMSDRVHQIIPKEISLHAVGQGALGIECRADDSELLTLLKAIEHPATRDRCLAERSFLCSLEGGCQVPIGVNTEVSGENLTLTGIVASVDGQKIVKDTVTGIANNAEALGKELAELLRQQGATEILSEIFAVIQRGS; this is encoded by the coding sequence ATGACTTCAGTTGTTTCTAGTCCCCCACGCACTATTCGGATCGGTTCACGCAAAAGCCAACTTGCTCTAGTTCAAACCTATTGGGTACAAGAGCAACTCCAAAAAAGCTTTCCTGATATCACTTTTGAAGTCCACACCATGTCTACCCAAGGCGACAAAATCCTTGATGTAGCATTAGCTAAGATTGGCGATAAAGGACTTTTTACTAAAGAACTTGAAGTTGGAATGCTCAATCAAGAGATTGACTTTGCGGTTCATTCCCTCAAGGATTTGCCGACTAACTTACCAGAAGGATTGACACTGGCAGCAATTACTGAACGGGAAAATCCGGCCGATGCCTTAGTTGTGCATGAAAAGCACAAAGATAAACAAATCGATACTTTACCCGAAGGTGCAGTAATTGGGACATCTTCACTGCGGCGGTTAGCACAGTTGCGCCACCACTTCCCCCACTTTACTTTTAAAGATGTGCGGGGAAACTTGATTACACGATTGGCAAAACTGGATGCAGGCGAATACGATGCCTTAATTTTGGCAGCCGCAGGATTAGAAAGATTGGAAATGAGCGATCGCGTTCATCAAATTATCCCCAAAGAAATCTCCCTCCACGCCGTTGGACAAGGTGCATTAGGGATAGAATGCCGTGCTGATGATAGTGAATTGCTAACTTTACTCAAAGCAATCGAACATCCTGCAACACGCGATCGCTGTCTTGCCGAACGCTCTTTTCTATGCTCTTTAGAAGGCGGATGTCAAGTACCCATCGGTGTAAATACAGAAGTATCTGGTGAAAATTTGACTTTAACAGGCATAGTTGCCAGTGTAGATGGTCAAAAAATCGTCAAAGATACCGTCACTGGAATTGCCAACAATGCCGAAGCACTAGGCAAAGAACTAGCAGAATTATTACGGCAACAGGGAGCTACAGAAATTTTATCAGAAATTTTTGCGGTAATTCAGCGCGGTTCCTAA
- a CDS encoding lysozyme inhibitor LprI family protein: protein MRQLLLVLASMLTLSSLDNTPSMTMAGTTPDLPQIRLVQTFNCNNPQTQAAINECAKSSYQNADKKLNRAYQQLLPTLEKSRKQKLIAAQLAWVKFRDTNCEFERSKYEGGSIAPSIYAGCLENLTKLRTQELQQYLKSDP, encoded by the coding sequence ATGCGTCAATTATTACTAGTTTTGGCAAGTATGCTAACTCTTAGCAGTTTAGATAATACCCCTTCAATGACAATGGCAGGCACAACGCCTGATTTGCCCCAGATTCGCCTAGTTCAAACATTTAACTGTAATAATCCTCAAACTCAAGCAGCAATTAATGAATGCGCGAAATCATCTTATCAGAATGCAGATAAAAAATTGAACCGAGCTTATCAACAATTGCTACCTACCTTAGAAAAATCTAGGAAACAGAAATTGATTGCTGCACAACTTGCATGGGTAAAGTTTCGAGATACCAATTGTGAGTTTGAAAGAAGTAAATATGAGGGAGGGAGTATTGCCCCTAGCATTTATGCTGGGTGTCTAGAAAATCTCACAAAACTGCGTACCCAAGAATTACAGCAATATCTTAAATCTGACCCTTAA
- a CDS encoding YegS/Rv2252/BmrU family lipid kinase, translating into MNRSACLIFNPVAGQGDPDIELAEIRAILEPDIDLDIHLTTEEIDADQLAYAAVERGVDTIIASGGDGTLSAAAAAVVGTDIAFGIISRGTANAFATALGIPDTIAGACKTILQGGTRHVDVAYCNDRPMVLLAGIGFEAETVELADRDAKNRFGMMAYVFAGIQQLRNLKNFDVEIETEDRIIKTSASAVTVANAAPPTSVLAQGPAGLIYDDGLLDLTIVAPVNKAGAIAATFHLFQTASTGNAVERDDIGFLRAKQFKITTEPPQKVVLDGEIVGTTPVEIKCIPGGLKIFVPLVEEVEPTEKLEGLPNLTIEMKDTVEE; encoded by the coding sequence ATGAATCGTTCCGCCTGTCTTATTTTTAATCCAGTTGCGGGTCAAGGAGACCCAGATATAGAACTGGCAGAAATTCGAGCAATATTAGAACCAGATATTGATCTAGATATTCATCTCACAACTGAAGAAATTGATGCCGATCAACTAGCTTATGCAGCTGTAGAGCGAGGGGTAGATACAATCATTGCTTCGGGGGGAGATGGGACTCTCTCCGCGGCGGCGGCGGCTGTAGTGGGTACTGATATTGCATTTGGCATCATTTCCAGAGGAACAGCAAACGCTTTTGCTACAGCTCTAGGAATTCCTGATACGATCGCAGGTGCATGTAAAACAATTTTGCAGGGGGGAACCCGTCATGTAGACGTAGCCTATTGCAACGATCGCCCAATGGTACTCTTGGCAGGTATTGGCTTTGAAGCTGAAACTGTAGAATTGGCAGACCGAGATGCCAAGAATCGCTTTGGAATGATGGCCTACGTTTTCGCTGGAATTCAGCAACTGAGAAACTTAAAAAACTTTGATGTTGAAATTGAAACAGAAGACAGGATCATTAAAACTAGCGCCAGTGCAGTAACAGTTGCAAATGCCGCACCTCCGACTTCAGTCTTAGCTCAGGGGCCAGCAGGTCTGATTTATGATGATGGGTTGCTAGATTTAACAATTGTCGCTCCAGTTAATAAGGCGGGAGCGATCGCTGCAACATTCCATCTATTTCAAACGGCTTCTACAGGTAACGCCGTAGAACGGGATGATATTGGCTTTCTGCGAGCCAAACAATTTAAAATTACAACTGAGCCACCGCAAAAGGTTGTTCTAGATGGTGAAATAGTCGGCACAACACCAGTAGAAATTAAGTGTATACCAGGTGGGTTGAAGATTTTTGTGCCATTAGTAGAAGAAGTTGAGCCTACCGAAAAACTAGAAGGACTCCCTAATTTGACTATTGAGATGAAAGATACGGTAGAAGAGTAA
- a CDS encoding metallophosphoesterase — protein MKLVSDPAIANKIRKMNQRVRWQDPLIVERNIDQTRLVLEDGQADNPEFSFLVVGDSGSGRHRGHNPQRQIAELMLPHHDESRFMLHTGDVIYLVGSSEYYQQNFIEPYREFILGGEHPRKIAYDQMIFKLPILPVPGNHDYYNLPILLSLASLTTLPIRRLLRSRLDLDVGLHGSGTGEAYAQAFIDYLKALQPPGELSSHLGKYYTGKTDTGLCLKYEPGYFTRLPNRYYTFRYGGIDFFALDSNTFNDPPPLPKTKQGDADRKILEKRREDLEQEKQHIIETSAKLRPENPIEADQLDDFHAKLSQIEEIIVDIKKQLASDKTMQTDIEQLDWLKKRLIESWNNSEVRGRVIYFHHPPYVTEATKWQQAQTLIVRDRLRGVLDAVAKEIGSLNQGRPLVDLVLNGHAHCLEHLETMETGHADSHIHWLVCGGSGFSLRRQRIEGADLMEGNKLVARSHLFIGRNGQGSQKRRPYSGLRIDVKGDGQPKFIVRPLVAEWHQRQWHNRELEPLII, from the coding sequence TTGAAACTTGTATCAGATCCAGCGATCGCTAACAAAATTCGTAAAATGAATCAGCGGGTAAGGTGGCAAGATCCGTTAATTGTGGAACGAAACATCGACCAAACTCGCCTGGTGTTGGAAGATGGTCAAGCAGATAATCCTGAGTTCTCATTTTTAGTTGTGGGTGATAGTGGTTCTGGTAGGCATCGGGGACACAATCCCCAACGACAGATAGCTGAACTCATGTTGCCCCATCACGACGAATCCCGTTTTATGCTGCATACCGGGGATGTGATTTACTTAGTGGGGTCGAGTGAATACTATCAGCAGAACTTCATCGAGCCTTACCGAGAGTTTATCTTGGGTGGGGAGCATCCGAGAAAGATTGCTTATGACCAGATGATTTTTAAGCTACCAATTTTACCAGTACCGGGAAATCACGATTACTATAACTTGCCAATTTTATTGAGCTTGGCATCTCTCACAACATTACCCATTCGTCGCTTGTTGCGATCGCGGTTAGACCTAGATGTAGGCTTGCATGGCTCAGGAACTGGCGAAGCTTACGCACAGGCATTTATAGACTATCTTAAAGCCTTGCAGCCTCCCGGAGAGTTAAGCAGCCATTTAGGTAAGTACTACACAGGTAAGACAGATACAGGTCTTTGTCTTAAGTATGAACCTGGGTATTTTACCCGCCTTCCCAATCGTTACTACACTTTTCGCTATGGTGGAATTGATTTCTTCGCCTTGGATTCTAATACATTTAACGATCCACCACCTCTACCTAAAACAAAACAAGGTGATGCCGATCGCAAAATATTAGAAAAGCGTCGTGAAGATTTAGAACAAGAAAAGCAGCACATTATTGAAACCTCGGCCAAGCTTCGTCCTGAAAACCCCATTGAAGCCGACCAATTAGACGACTTTCATGCCAAGCTATCGCAAATTGAAGAAATTATTGTTGATATCAAGAAGCAATTAGCTAGTGACAAAACAATGCAGACTGATATTGAACAACTAGACTGGCTCAAAAAGAGATTAATTGAATCTTGGAATAATTCAGAAGTTCGGGGAAGAGTGATTTATTTCCATCATCCTCCTTATGTCACTGAAGCGACAAAGTGGCAACAAGCACAAACTTTGATCGTTCGTGATCGCTTGCGTGGCGTGCTGGATGCAGTAGCGAAAGAAATAGGTTCTCTAAATCAGGGTCGTCCTTTGGTTGATTTGGTATTAAACGGTCACGCCCACTGCTTAGAACATCTTGAGACAATGGAAACAGGACACGCTGATTCTCATATCCACTGGCTTGTTTGTGGTGGTAGCGGGTTTAGTTTGCGCCGCCAAAGGATTGAGGGAGCAGATTTAATGGAGGGAAATAAATTAGTGGCGCGATCGCATCTCTTCATTGGTCGCAACGGTCAAGGTTCTCAGAAGCGACGACCATATTCAGGTTTACGCATTGACGTTAAAGGCGATGGACAGCCTAAGTTTATTGTCCGTCCTTTGGTTGCCGAATGGCATCAGCGACAATGGCATAATCGGGAACTTGAGCCACTGATCATCTAA